In one window of Alphaproteobacteria bacterium DNA:
- a CDS encoding phage portal protein: protein MKTFLKSFISRNGLFPQKSSCVGPLVVCGTMGNPVWTPRRYDSLAAEGYQKNVIVYRCVNLIARGLSSVPWLLYRGSNELETHPLLDLLNCPSPRQAGSSFMESVVGYLLLAGNTYIEAVLNQDGIPTELHPLRPDRIKIIPGSAGLPMGYQYTVGGVHKTINCNPITGQSCILHLKNFHPLNDWYGMSPIEAAAQSIDQHNAVAGHNLALLQNGGRPSGGLIIRPTPHSRAMSEVQRESLRQDLREIYAGHKNAGQMLILEGDCDWREMGLSPKDLDFIEGKNLTAREIAQSYGIPPMLVGVPGDATFANYKEARFHLWEDTIIPLLEFFVAEFNLWLAPFFEEGICLSYNTDAIPALAERREAVWSKIASANFLTLNEKRQGVGYGPLSGGDVLVSSAVQGPAL from the coding sequence ATGAAAACATTTCTGAAGTCCTTTATTTCTCGCAATGGATTGTTTCCACAAAAGTCAAGTTGTGTGGGGCCACTTGTTGTCTGTGGTACAATGGGAAATCCTGTATGGACACCACGTCGATATGATTCGCTGGCCGCAGAAGGTTATCAGAAGAACGTGATCGTTTATCGATGTGTCAATCTTATTGCTCGAGGATTGAGCAGCGTTCCCTGGCTTTTATATAGAGGCTCAAATGAACTCGAAACTCATCCTTTATTAGATCTTCTCAATTGTCCCAGCCCTCGCCAAGCCGGTTCCTCATTTATGGAATCCGTCGTGGGTTATTTGCTCTTAGCCGGGAATACCTATATTGAAGCTGTGCTTAATCAGGATGGCATTCCAACGGAGCTGCATCCCTTACGACCCGATCGAATCAAAATCATTCCTGGATCAGCTGGCTTGCCGATGGGATATCAGTATACCGTTGGGGGAGTTCATAAAACTATTAATTGTAACCCGATTACCGGGCAATCTTGTATTCTCCATCTCAAAAATTTTCATCCCCTAAATGACTGGTATGGCATGAGCCCCATTGAGGCAGCTGCACAAAGTATTGATCAACATAATGCTGTAGCGGGGCACAATTTAGCATTGTTACAAAATGGCGGACGCCCCAGCGGGGGGCTCATTATACGACCCACTCCGCATTCCCGTGCCATGAGTGAAGTCCAGCGAGAGTCTTTAAGGCAAGATTTACGGGAAATTTATGCAGGCCATAAAAATGCAGGGCAAATGCTTATTCTTGAAGGGGATTGTGATTGGCGGGAAATGGGATTATCCCCTAAAGACTTAGATTTTATTGAGGGTAAAAATCTCACAGCCCGGGAAATCGCCCAAAGTTATGGCATTCCCCCTATGTTAGTGGGAGTTCCAGGGGATGCAACATTTGCCAATTACAAGGAAGCTCGGTTTCATCTTTGGGAAGATACAATTATACCTTTACTGGAGTTTTTTGTTGCGGAATTTAACCTGTGGTTAGCGCCCTTTTTTGAAGAAGGAATATGTTTAAGCTACAATACAGATGCTATTCCAGCTCTTGCAGAACGACGTGAAGCTGTTTGGTCAAAAATAGCATCTGCAAATTTTCTCACCCTTAATGAAAAGCGCCAAGGGGTTGGATACGGACCATTAAGTGGGGGAGATGTTCTTGTTTCTTCGGCTGTCCAAGGGCCAGCTCTATGA
- a CDS encoding pyridoxal phosphate-dependent aminotransferase, with the protein MDFLANRLKCIHPSPTLAMTARAAELKAQGLDVISLSAGEPDFDTPDPIKQGAVEALNKGQTKYTPIEGTVLLRKAIQEKFLKDNQLSYSLDEITVGNGAKQVIFNALLATVQEGDEVIIPAPYWVSYPDMVHICSGKSVIVHCGEEDHFKLTPASLENAITKQTKWLILNSPGNPTGRVYLEEQLRELGEVLLRHPHVYVICDDIYEYLVYDKVAFATLATVVPNLKNRILTVNGVSKSYAMTGWRIGYAGGPKPLIKAITMIQSHSTSNACSISQAAAVTALSGSHEFISSWVQTFQFRRDLALEIINATPGLSCFKPEGAFYLYISCEGVMGKKTPRGQLLSTDNEFVLYLLEEGGIASVSGDSFGLSPYFRISYAIDTELLREACNRIQKAVLALA; encoded by the coding sequence ATGGATTTCTTGGCTAATCGTTTAAAATGCATTCATCCATCACCAACGTTAGCTATGACGGCAAGAGCAGCTGAACTTAAGGCTCAAGGTCTGGATGTTATTAGCTTAAGTGCTGGAGAACCTGATTTTGATACACCCGATCCTATAAAGCAAGGTGCGGTTGAGGCCCTGAATAAAGGACAAACAAAATACACACCTATAGAGGGAACGGTACTTCTAAGAAAAGCCATACAAGAAAAATTTTTGAAAGATAATCAGCTGTCTTATAGTTTGGATGAAATCACCGTAGGAAACGGTGCCAAACAGGTCATTTTTAATGCTCTCCTGGCCACTGTTCAAGAAGGAGATGAGGTTATTATTCCGGCTCCTTACTGGGTATCATATCCGGATATGGTTCACATTTGTTCTGGCAAAAGTGTAATTGTACATTGTGGGGAAGAAGATCATTTTAAATTAACACCAGCCAGCCTAGAAAATGCCATTACAAAGCAAACAAAATGGCTCATATTAAACTCTCCCGGGAATCCAACAGGGCGAGTTTACCTTGAAGAACAACTTCGGGAGTTGGGAGAAGTTCTTCTACGACACCCTCATGTCTACGTAATTTGTGATGATATCTATGAGTATTTGGTCTATGACAAAGTTGCTTTTGCAACACTTGCTACCGTCGTTCCCAACTTAAAAAATCGAATTTTAACGGTTAATGGCGTATCAAAATCTTATGCCATGACCGGGTGGCGTATCGGCTATGCTGGGGGGCCAAAGCCATTAATAAAGGCGATTACTATGATTCAGTCCCATAGCACCTCTAACGCCTGCTCAATTTCTCAAGCAGCGGCTGTTACGGCTTTATCCGGTTCCCATGAATTTATCAGCTCTTGGGTGCAAACATTTCAATTTCGGCGGGATTTAGCGCTTGAAATTATTAATGCTACGCCGGGTTTGTCGTGTTTTAAGCCTGAAGGAGCTTTTTATCTTTATATTTCTTGTGAGGGTGTAATGGGTAAAAAAACTCCGCGCGGTCAATTATTAAGCACAGATAATGAATTTGTGCTCTATTTATTGGAGGAGGGAGGCATTGCTTCAGTTAGCGGAGATTCTTTTGGGCTATCTCCCTATTTTCGTATATCTTATGCTATAGATACGGAGCTTTTGCGTGAAGCTTGCAACCGAATTCAAAAGGCTGTCCTTGCCTTAGCCTAA
- the parC gene encoding DNA topoisomerase IV subunit A, producing MSKRQNNDISFEQALSERYLAYALSTITSRSLPDVRDGLKPVHRRLIYAMQQLRLNPNSSFKKSARVVGDVMGKFHPHGDQSIYDALVRQAQDFSMRYPLIDGQGNFGNIDGDNAAAMRYTEARLTEVASLLMEGIDENAIDFRATYDGESDEPIVFPAAFPNLLANGSNGIAVGMATSIPPHNLAELCQGLMLLIDKPEATIADLMTLIPGPDFPTGGILTEGKESILKSYETGRGSFRLRARWETEQVKGGTYRIVITQIPYQVGKSKLIEKIADLLSEKKLPLLNDVIDESTDDIRVVLEPKSRSVDPEVLMESLFRHTDLEARISLNMNVLDGGKTPKVMDLKQVLQAFLNHRREVLTRRTTYRLKQIVDRLEVLEGYLVAYLNIDEVIRIIREEDEPKPIMMAQFKLSDIQAEAILNMRLRSLRKLQEIEIRQEHASLTQEHSILTDLLQSPAKQWKRIKTDIKEIEKRFGQNTLLGARRTTLAEAPQVVIVPIEAIIEREDVTIICSEKGWIRAIKGHQIAADDLKYKDGDEGRYVIPAQTTDKVMIFATNGRFYTVGVDKLSRGRGHGEPLRLMIDLDNTEEIIEMMILKPGESQEPSQYLLASSEGRGFLVSAQDVLSQTRGGRQVMLLSGDAKAKYCFPVKHTSPNQLIGIIGENRKLVIYPVSEIPALTKGRGVTLQKYRQGTLSDIKIFQEQDGLTWTRNGKLQKEMDLRPWRARRGAIGRLAPIGFPRNNKFEG from the coding sequence ATGAGCAAACGACAAAATAATGATATTTCTTTTGAACAAGCCTTAAGCGAACGATACCTGGCTTATGCTTTATCGACAATTACGTCACGATCTCTGCCCGATGTGCGCGATGGGCTAAAGCCTGTGCACCGTCGGTTAATATACGCTATGCAGCAATTACGGTTAAATCCAAATTCTAGCTTTAAAAAGTCGGCTCGAGTAGTGGGTGACGTCATGGGTAAATTTCACCCGCATGGTGATCAATCCATTTATGATGCCCTTGTCCGCCAAGCTCAAGATTTCTCTATGCGCTATCCCCTGATTGATGGTCAAGGAAACTTTGGTAACATTGATGGCGACAACGCAGCTGCCATGCGATATACAGAAGCTCGACTGACTGAAGTTGCTTCTCTCCTCATGGAGGGGATAGATGAAAACGCCATTGATTTTCGTGCAACTTATGACGGCGAATCTGATGAACCAATCGTGTTTCCTGCCGCTTTTCCCAATTTGCTGGCTAACGGTTCAAATGGTATTGCCGTGGGAATGGCAACGTCTATCCCTCCCCACAACCTAGCTGAACTTTGCCAGGGTTTGATGCTACTGATTGATAAACCTGAGGCCACAATCGCTGATTTGATGACTCTCATTCCTGGCCCCGACTTCCCCACAGGTGGGATTTTGACTGAAGGCAAAGAATCCATCTTAAAAAGCTATGAAACGGGTCGTGGTAGTTTTCGATTAAGAGCTCGCTGGGAAACAGAACAAGTCAAAGGTGGCACTTATCGTATTGTTATTACACAAATTCCTTATCAGGTAGGCAAATCCAAACTCATTGAGAAAATTGCCGACTTACTGTCTGAAAAGAAACTTCCCCTTCTTAATGATGTGATCGATGAATCAACAGATGATATTCGTGTCGTCCTGGAACCCAAAAGTAGATCCGTTGATCCTGAAGTTCTTATGGAGTCACTGTTCCGTCATACCGACCTTGAAGCGCGTATTTCTCTCAACATGAATGTTCTTGATGGAGGAAAAACACCAAAAGTCATGGACTTAAAACAAGTTCTTCAAGCTTTCCTCAACCATCGCCGGGAAGTTCTTACACGCCGAACTACGTACCGGCTAAAACAAATTGTTGATAGGTTGGAAGTTCTTGAAGGTTATTTGGTTGCTTACCTCAATATTGATGAGGTTATCCGCATCATACGGGAAGAAGATGAACCGAAACCAATCATGATGGCTCAATTTAAACTGTCTGATATACAAGCTGAAGCAATATTAAATATGCGCCTACGCAGCTTACGCAAACTGCAAGAAATTGAAATTCGCCAAGAACACGCTAGCCTCACCCAAGAGCACTCAATCCTCACAGATCTGCTACAAAGTCCTGCCAAACAATGGAAGCGCATTAAGACAGATATTAAGGAAATTGAAAAGCGTTTTGGTCAGAATACGCTTCTTGGGGCGCGGCGCACAACTCTAGCTGAAGCTCCTCAAGTCGTTATTGTTCCCATTGAAGCGATTATCGAACGAGAAGACGTTACGATCATTTGTTCGGAAAAAGGATGGATTCGCGCTATTAAAGGCCATCAAATTGCTGCAGATGATTTAAAATATAAAGATGGGGACGAAGGTCGATATGTTATTCCTGCTCAAACTACTGACAAAGTGATGATCTTTGCCACCAATGGTCGCTTTTATACCGTTGGTGTAGACAAACTTTCCCGCGGTCGCGGACATGGAGAGCCTTTACGTCTTATGATTGACCTCGACAATACAGAAGAAATTATTGAAATGATGATCCTGAAGCCAGGCGAATCTCAAGAACCGTCTCAATATTTATTGGCCTCATCGGAAGGACGAGGATTTCTTGTATCGGCTCAAGATGTATTATCTCAGACACGGGGAGGCCGCCAAGTTATGCTTTTAAGCGGTGATGCAAAAGCAAAATACTGTTTCCCTGTAAAACACACATCGCCCAATCAATTAATAGGTATTATTGGCGAAAATCGAAAACTAGTTATCTATCCTGTCTCGGAAATTCCTGCTTTGACAAAAGGTAGGGGAGTTACTCTTCAAAAGTATCGACAAGGCACGTTATCAGATATCAAAATTTTTCAAGAGCAAGATGGGCTAACGTGGACTCGCAATGGAAAATTACAAAAGGAAATGGATTTGCGACCCTGGCGTGCACGTAGAGGTGCGATAGGACGCCTGGCTCCCATTGGCTTTCCTCGCAATAATAAGTTTGAAGGCTAA